Proteins from a single region of Sphingomonas morindae:
- the cyoA gene encoding ubiquinol oxidase subunit II — MNGLWRRSLRASLALAPLVVLAGCGQILDPAGPIGADEKKILVNSLAVMLLIVVPTIIATLGFAWWFRASNTKARYLPDFAYSGRVEAVVWSIPILVILFLGGMTWISSHDLDPGKPLPAKPGVQPLTVQVVSLDWKWLFIYPDQGIATVNHLVVPAGTPINFHITSASVMNAFFVPRLGSMIYSMNGMDTQLHLQADKPGRYYGRSAHFSGDGFPGMQFFVDAVPAAQFGAWVSGTKGKGEALSAQRYWQLAQQSADNPPMSFGAVQPQLFNAVLMQKIPPAPGPKLGEPDPSVRPMSVSPVGSEGDVR, encoded by the coding sequence ATGAACGGGCTTTGGCGGCGGTCGCTTCGCGCGTCGCTGGCGCTTGCACCTCTGGTGGTGCTGGCCGGGTGCGGCCAGATCCTCGATCCGGCCGGGCCGATCGGCGCCGACGAGAAGAAGATCCTGGTGAACAGCCTGGCGGTCATGCTGCTGATCGTCGTCCCGACGATCATCGCGACGCTGGGTTTCGCCTGGTGGTTCCGCGCATCCAACACCAAGGCGCGCTACCTGCCCGATTTCGCCTATTCGGGCCGGGTCGAGGCGGTGGTCTGGTCCATCCCCATTCTGGTGATCCTCTTCCTCGGCGGCATGACCTGGATCAGCAGCCACGATCTCGATCCCGGCAAGCCGCTGCCCGCCAAGCCCGGCGTCCAGCCGCTGACGGTGCAGGTCGTGTCGCTCGACTGGAAATGGCTGTTCATCTACCCGGATCAGGGGATCGCCACGGTCAACCATCTGGTGGTGCCGGCGGGCACGCCGATCAATTTCCACATCACCTCGGCGAGCGTGATGAACGCCTTTTTCGTGCCGCGGCTGGGCTCGATGATCTATTCCATGAACGGGATGGACACCCAGCTCCACCTCCAGGCTGACAAGCCCGGGCGCTATTATGGCCGCTCGGCGCATTTCAGCGGCGATGGCTTCCCCGGCATGCAATTCTTTGTCGACGCGGTGCCGGCGGCGCAGTTCGGCGCCTGGGTGTCCGGCACCAAGGGCAAGGGCGAGGCGCTCAGCGCGCAGCGCTACTGGCAGCTGGCGCAGCAGAGCGCCGACAATCCGCCCATGTCCTTCGGGGCCGTCCAGCCACAACTTTTCAATGCGGTGCTCATGCAGAAAATACCTCCGGCGCCCGGACCCAAGCTCGGCGAGCCCGATCCGTCCGTCCGTCCGATGAGCGTCAGCCCGGTGGGGAGCGAAGGCGATGTTCGGTAA